TGGACCCCGTACCACCTCTTACAAAAGTCTTTTCCCTTATACAACAATAGGAACATCATCACCTTATGACCACCAACATTCCCTCTTCTGAATGCATGGCTTTAGCAACCAGAAAACCTAATCCCACCTCAAAACCAACATCTAAGCCTAACCTTCATTCAAAAAGAGAAAGACCCTTTTGTAGCCACTGCAAGATCAATGGCCACTCTGTGGACAACTGTTTTAACCTTGGTAATGCTGAGATACCTGTTTGTACCCATTGCAATATGTCTGGTCATATAGTTGAACAATGCTACAAGCTACTTGGCTATCCCCCAAGCCACAAGTTCTACTCCAAACCTCAAATCTCTAGTGTTCTTGCTAATCAAGCTACTCTTTCTATTAATTCTGACCTCGATGGTCCTAGTGACGAAAGGGTGGACTTAACCAAGTTGCAGTACCAACAACTCATAGCTTTGCTCCTACCCAAAGATACTTCTATTGTTGTTACTGTTCTAAACTTGAGCATCAAGTCTACATCCTCTCTGCTTCCACCTTCCTCTTCTAAGATGTCTGTTCGTTCATTTTGCTTATCTTCACACTCACACACTTCATTTTTCAATTGGATTCTAGACACAGGTGCCATAGATCATATGATTTGTAGCACTTCCTTTTTCACACATATCACCTCACCTGTTTCAAATTCAATCACTCTTCCAAATGGCAACTCAACCTCTGTCACTAATAGTGGTAATATCAAATCAACCGATACAATCACTTTGAGTAATGTGCTATGCataccatctttttcttttaatctgatTTCAGGAACCAAATTGGCTGCTACATCTCACAATTTTTGcttatttttcttctcaaaatattgttttattCAAGACTTACATTCTTGGACAACGATTGGGAAGGGTGAGCTAAGGAATGGTCTCTACCATCTATTATGCACGATAGTCCCTCCTTCAACTTTAGCCGTTTTTCTTTCACAACATTCTCATCAAGAtattcaagtttttaacattaCTAATCCTATTACACATACTGTACATGGTTCTGACCTTTGGAATTATCGCCTTGGTCACTTGTCTTTATCTCGACTACAATTGATCTATGATCCTATTGTGAAGaaccatatttcaaatattaatgACAAGCCTTGCACTATTTGTCCTTTGGCTAGATTTCGTCATCTTCCATTCTCAAACAGTTCTCATGCATCCCCTTAGATATTTGAACTAATACATTGTGATCTTTGGGGCCCTAGTTCTACTATTGCTCATGATGgttctaaatttttcttaacaataGTGTATGATTTTTCAAGAACAACTTTGCTATATTTAGTTGGGACTAGAGCTGAAACCAAAAAGTGTATTGAATCTTTCTACAACTTAATTGAATCTTAGTTTAGTGTCAAAATTCAAGTTCTAAGAAGTGATAATGGTGTTGATTTTCAAACGAATGATTTCTTTAATAAAACAAGCATCATTCATCACAAAATTTGTGTTgaaacccctcaacaaaatggcattGTTGAGAGGAAACACCAACATTTATTAAATGTAACCCGTGCCCTCAGATTTCAGGCTGTTTTACCTTTAGAATTCTAGaatgaatatattttaatagCCACTTACATCATTAACACAATTCCAGCTCCACTTTTGGCGAATAAAACCCCATATGAGCTTCTCTTTGATACCAAACCGACTTATGCTCATATAAGAGTTTTTGGATCATTGTGTTTTGCAGCAACCATTTCCAATGGTAGGAAGAAATTTGACCCTAGAGATCACCAATGTATCTTCCTTGGTTATTCCTTTGGAACCAAGGGATATAAACTTTTAGATCTTCAAGCTCACTCCATTTTCATATCATGGGATATTGTCTTCCATGAGTACATTTTCCCATTCCAAACACCTTCATCCATCTCTTCTCAACATCCTCAATCTACTCCCATTTTCAATTCTCATTTCCCTGCTCCTTGGATTTTTCCCACTAATCTTCCTCCCCCAACCTCTCAATCCACTACTGGTAACTTCTCTTAATGACTTTGCCAGCTCTATTTCCCCACTCAACAACAATTCCTTGTCTCTTTCCCTTGGACTTTCCATTGACACAACTCATGAACAACATTCGCTTACCACCCTTCGAAGGTCCACTAGACTTAGGACAACACCAAAATACTTACAAGATTTTCATTGCCAAAAGGTGTTGCTTAACTCTCCTCACCAATCAAGGTCCCTGGTTCCTGCTGCTTCTCATGGtaagtcttttattttatctaattgcATCTCCTATCAAAAGTTTACCCCATCTTTTCAAGTTTTCACTTCCTCTGTTTCAATCCACTCTTAACCCACATCTTATAagcaagctttttttttttttttttttgacaagaaCAATTCTCATTTCATTACTTAAGCAAACTGATTACATAGAGTCACTAAGGACAGCACTCTTAATACAATCAGGAATAGACTCAAGATCAAAAATGTCATCTACCACGTTGAGGGCATCCTTGGCTAGCAAATGAGCAGCCATATTAGCATCCCTCTTTGTGTGTTCAATCTTCCAACTTGTAAAAGAATTCAGGATAGATTTAGCCTCTTCGAGAATTAGACTTGCTTGGCTCCAGTCCCTGACTGAGTTTTTCATTTTGAGGACCACCTGCATTGAGTCTCCTTCAAGGACTAGCTCAGATAAGCCACTATCTTTGCAAAACTGACTAGCCACCAGTAAGGCATAGGCCTCAGCATCAAGGGGTGATAATTTTAGCTTTCTGTTTGCCCTTACTGACCCCAAAACTCTGCCTTGACAATCCCTTACTAAGCCTCCCATACCTATCACTCCCACTGAGGCATTAATAGCAGCATCCCAGTTAAGTTTTAGTTTACCTGCTGGGGGTTTTTTCCACTTCTGCACTAGATTGGGACACACAACAGCACCATTGGACCTCTCCTTGGATTGGACTAGATGATATAACCTCAGGTCCTCTTTAGCCTTGACTAGAATAGAGTTAGGGTGTCTCGGGTCTTTTCCATGCACACTCTCATTTCTTCTGTTCCATATTAGTCTTGCAATCATACCAGCCATCTGAAGTTCATCTTTTGGAAGCTTTAGTGTTAATTGCTCCCAAATGTCTCTAAATAGGTCACATTAGATAGACATCTTCATTGTTTTAGTACTGGTTTGCCCCCACACATCCTTAGCTGCAGTGCATCCCCAAAGTGCATGGCTTGATGTCTCTCTTTCAACTCCACAGATTGGGCATAGGCTATGTTCTCTCAGTTTTCTCCTCTGCAGATTGTCAAAAGTGGGGAGAACCTCATTACATGCTCTCCAAAGGAAGCTTCTGACCGTGTGAGGGACCTGTAATTTCCACATAGACTTCCAGAACTCACTCTGATCATGTTCACTAGAAGTCCCTTCTTCCTCGAGGGAGAGAATTTGCCTATGTAAGTGGTATGCACTTTTTACTGAGAAGAGACCATTGTTTGTACCACACCAGATCAGCTTGTCCTCTCTATTTCCCAAACTGATAGGGATGGATTTTATGAGATCCACCTGCTGTGTAGGGAACCATTGGTTGAGTAAGGTCTCATTCCATGTCTTCATCACAGGTTCTATAAGTTCTGATACCCATTCCACTCTGCTATCCCCATTGCTCCTGTTTCCTATAGATAAAGAGATAGACCTGGGTAACCATCTGTCCTCCCAGATCCTAACACTGTGACCATTTCCAATTCTCCATTGTAGGCCCTCTTTTAATAACTTTACTCCTGCCAGCATACTTCTCCAGGCCAAAGATGGTCTATAGCTCAGTTTAGCATGCAGTAGGTTTCCCGAGGGGAAGTACTTCTGCTTAAGCACTTGGGCAGAAAGGGAGCTAGGATTGGTGAGGATGTTCCAACCTTGCTTGGCCAGGAGGGCCAGGTTAAAGCTACTGAAGTTTCGAAATCCCAGCCCACCAAGGTCTTTTCTCTTGTTCAGTTTGTTCCACTTTACCCATTGAATCTTGGCATGATCTTCATTtgagccccaccagaattttctcAACAATTGGTCCAATCTTCTTGTGATGGATTGAGGAAGTAAGAAGATCCCCATTGTGTAGGTAGGTATGGCCTGCAACACTGATTTAATAAGAACCTCTTTGCCAGCTGTTGAGAGGCATTTTGTCTTCCAGTTTGTTATTTTAGCCCAAGTCCTATCAATAAGGCTATGGAATGCAGCAGTTTTGGATCTTCCCACCATTGCAGGAAGCCCCAAGTACTTGTCAAATGAACCGGTTGACTTGACTCCAGCAATACTCAGTATGATGTGCTGATTGTCTAGAGGAGTGTTGCTGCTGAAGAAAATGGAGGATTTCTCCTTGTTAAGTACCTGACCCGAGGCCCTCTCATAGATACTCAGAATTCTCATCAGCCTACTCCACTCAAGAGAATTTGACTTGCAAAAAATCAtgctgtcatctgcaaagaacagGTGGCTTACTCTTTGGGGACCTTTCCCAATGGGAACACTAGATAGACTTCCCACTGCCTCAGCCCTTTGTAGCATGCAAGATAGAGCCTCagcacatatgataaacaggTAAGGGGAcaagggatccccttgccttagcCCTCTAGTTGGTTTGAAAGGGGCTTGAGGTTCACCATTCAGGAGAATGGAGTATGAGACAGTGGAAACACGGTTTAGGATGATAGAGATCCAGACTTGATCAAACCCCATATTTTTCATCACTGCAGCCAAGAAATCCCACTCCACACGgtcataagccttgctcatgtctagcTTTGTAGCCATGAATCCTGTCCTCCCTTTCATTCTAGTTGTCATTGAGTGGAGTGTTTCGTATGCCACCAATATGTTATCAGTGATAGCTCTGCCtggtacaaaagcactttggtttGAAGATATAAGCAGTGGTAGGACAAGCTTTAGTCTGTTAGAGAGCATTTTAGcaacaattttataaataacattgcataaactgATTGGTCTAAAGTCTTGGACTCTAGAGGGCTCTTTGATCTTAGGGATGAGAGTAATGTAGGTCTCATTAACTCCCTCCAAAGATTTTCCACAGTTTAGTATGTTAAGTGCAAACCTGCTCACTTCCTTGCCAAGAATATCCCAATGGGATTGATAAAACAATGCTGGGAATCCATCAGGGCCTGGGGACCCCATTCCTTTCATCTGAAACACAGCAGCCCTTACCTCATCTTCAGAGAATTTTTCTAGCAGCTTTTCATTCATAGATGGGGTAAGTTTGTGGGGAAAATCTTCAAGACACAAATCAATATCAGATGGGATTGATGTGGTGAACAAATCAGAGAAGAAAGTTGTAAAAATATCACCAATTTGCTGCTGCTGAGTGATTAGTGAGTTGTTGTGGTCCAGCACctgagaaattttattaatctttcTTCTTTGAGTGGCATGTAGGTGGtagaattttgtatttctgtCCCCATTTTGTAGCCAGTGttgttttgctctttgtttccattttaattCCTCTTCACCTAGAGCTTGTTCAATTTCTTTCTGAATTTGGAACACTGCATCTGTGTTGTCCCCTTGATTTGAGTCTTGCAACTCCCCCAGCAGTTTCATCTTCTGTTTTAGATTAATGGGAGCCTGTTTATTGGTTGACAGATTCCACTTCTTTAGAGCTAGGCCACAGTTATGTAGCCTCTTGCTCATAGTAGAGGCAACATCACCCCTCATTGTTACTTTACCACATCCTTCTCTAATGGGATTCAGAACACTCTCTTTCAGGTTCCAAGCAGCTTCAAATCTGAATATAAAAGGTTTGCTGGGTGGTGTACCATCTTTGCCATTCACTTGGACCAGAAGGGGGGAATGGTCAGACCTCATGGCAGGGAGCACATGACAGCAAGA
This sequence is a window from Carya illinoinensis cultivar Pawnee chromosome 9, C.illinoinensisPawnee_v1, whole genome shotgun sequence. Protein-coding genes within it:
- the LOC122277084 gene encoding uncharacterized protein LOC122277084, yielding MAGMIARLIWNRRNESVHGKDPRHPNSILVKAKEDLRLYHLVQSKERSNGAVVCPNLVQKWKKPPAGKLKLNWDAAINASVGVIGMGGLVRDCQGRVLGSVRANRKLKLSPLDAEAYALLVASQFCKDSGLSELVLEGDSMQVVLKMKNSVRDWSQASLILEEAKSILNSFTSWKIEHTKRDANMAAHLLAKDALNVVDDIFDLESIPDCIKSAVLSDSM